The DNA segment CCGATTAAAAGAAAAATTTATCTATTTGTTAGTGTAATAGTGGTATCGCTTACCCCGCTGTTGAGTAAATATGCGAAAATCCAAACGAAAAGTTTTGTTCAAAATATTCTCAACTTTATTCATTGTTTACACGTTAATCTGCACGCTCCTGTTCTTTATACAGCAACGGTTTCTTTTCATTCCTACTTATAATTTTCAAAAAACCCCTGATTTCTATAAAATAAATTACAAAAACGTTTATTTACCAGTTCCTAAAAATTTAGGTGGTGGTGAAATTCATGGATGGTGGATACCAGTTAAAAAATCAAATTTAGGAACTTTACTTTATTTACACGGCAGAGGATTAAATATAGGTTCTAACATTAACCAAGCATATAGATTTCAACAGTTAGGTTTTTCAGTTCTTTTAATTGATTATCGAGGATACGGAAAAAGCAAAGGTAATTTTCCCACAGAATCACAATTATATCAAGATGCAGAGATAGCTTGGAATTATCTTGTAAATCAGCAGAAAATACCAGCCGATCGCATTTTTATCTACGGACACTCATTGGGCGGTGCAGTAGCTATTGAATTGGCTACAAAACATCCAGAAGCAGCGGGATTAATCGTGCAAAATTCCTTCACTTCTATGGCAAATACGATCGCACGTTACCCTTACTTTCGCATATTCCCCATCTCATTAATTTTAACTCATCGCTTTGACTCTATTAATAAGGTCAAATCTTTACGTATTCCTGTTTTATTCGTTCACGGTGTTGACGATCCTCTGATTCCTTATACAATGAGTGAAAAACTATATAAAGCTGCACCTGATCCTAAACAATTATTACTGATTTCGGGAGCAAAACACAATAATGGAGATTTGTTTTTTAATAAAATTCAATATCGTACCGCAATTAAAAATTTTGCTAATTCATCTCTTAATAAACGGTAAAAGTGGTAAAAGTAACTAAACCTTCTAACCAATTTTAAATATCATCTCCTTCAATACGATCGCCTCTTCTATTCAAATAACGCACTTCATCTAGTAACGTATAGAAACGGCGATCGCTTTCTCGTTTCCACTCTTCCAATTCGTTAAAACGGCGGTCATTTTCTTGTTTCCACGCTGCTAATTCAGCTTTTCTGGCTTCATTCTCTTGCTGTTGCTGCGCTGCTAACTGTAACAACGCCTGCGCTGTAACCCTTACCCCATCTACGCTATCTTTTAATTCCGAAACACTTTCTCTTAATCCCGAAACATCTGAGGCTAAACTGTCCAGCATTTCATCTGTCCATCTAACCCTTCTGTTTTCATTATCTGGTGTTTGTGTCATAACTATTTTCTCCTCAAATTTAAATTTATAAAAAAATTATCAGTAAAACCCGCCCAGCAAGCAAATTTATTTTAGCAAGGCGCAAACTCTTCTAGCCGTGTCTAGAAAATCACGGCTAGAACTAGCAATCCCTACCTTTAGTTTAAACTTTCAACTGCTTATACCGCTCTTGAATTTCCCCGATCGCAAACACC comes from the Leptolyngbyaceae cyanobacterium genome and includes:
- a CDS encoding alpha/beta fold hydrolase; its protein translation is MRKSKRKVLFKIFSTLFIVYTLICTLLFFIQQRFLFIPTYNFQKTPDFYKINYKNVYLPVPKNLGGGEIHGWWIPVKKSNLGTLLYLHGRGLNIGSNINQAYRFQQLGFSVLLIDYRGYGKSKGNFPTESQLYQDAEIAWNYLVNQQKIPADRIFIYGHSLGGAVAIELATKHPEAAGLIVQNSFTSMANTIARYPYFRIFPISLILTHRFDSINKVKSLRIPVLFVHGVDDPLIPYTMSEKLYKAAPDPKQLLLISGAKHNNGDLFFNKIQYRTAIKNFANSSLNKR